The Rhododendron vialii isolate Sample 1 chromosome 6a, ASM3025357v1 genome includes a window with the following:
- the LOC131329047 gene encoding receptor homology region, transmembrane domain- and RING domain-containing protein 2-like, protein MVTSLVLACSFLSLMACVALGNVVLIGNNVTLSFEDIEANFAPALKGSGECGTLYVADPLDACSPLSKIDSTVNATCSLFILIVRGGCSFEDKVRKAQAAGFKAAIIYDNVDGDLVAMAGNSAGIKIHAVFVSKASGEVLTKYAGVTKMELWIIPSFENSAWSIMAISFISLLAMSAVLATCFFVRRNRIRRERPRSSHVREFHGMSSRLVKAMPSLIFTAVVEDNCTSSTCAICLEDYSVGEKLRILPCQHKFHAFCVDAWLTTWRTFCPICKRDARTSASDNPPASERTPLLSSSPASVPSSSVLSSVRSSTPAHSASHNHSVSSTPYLQSYIETYRRSPHLSASRSSVDLRNASYQRSLGYPSVSPLNSRFISPYVPSPGSGLSHVGSPSNQPHPVHFSESATSFSPFASAHSLPEC, encoded by the exons ATGGTGACAAGTCTGGTCCTGGCTTgcagctttctctctctaatggCTTGTGTGGCTCTTGGCAACGTGGTATTGATTGGCAACAACGTAACCTTGTCGTTTGAGGACATCGAAGCTAACTTCG CTCCTGCATTGAAAGGGTCTGGGGAATGTGGCACATTGTATGTGGCGGATCCTTTGGATGCATGCTCGCCTTTGAGCAAGATTGATTCAACTGTTAATGCCACTTGTTCGCTGTTTATATTGATTGTTAGAGGAGGATGTAGCTTTGAGGATAAAGTTAGAAAAGCACAAGCTGCTGGTTTCAAAGCGGCCATTATCTATGACAATGTAGACGGTGATTTGGTAGCAA TGGCAGGGAATTCAGCTGGTATAAAAATACATGCTGTGTTTGTTTCCAAGGCTTCAGGTGAAGTACTCACAAAGTATGCTGGTGTTACCAAGATGGAACTGTGGATAATCCCAAGCTTTGAGAACTCAGCATGGTCAATCATGGCCATATCTTTTATTTCTCTGCTTGCCATGTCAGCTGTGCTTGCCACTTGTTTCTTTGTCCGGAGGAATCGCATAAGACGAGAAAGACCTCGATCTTCTCATGTTCGTGAATTCCATGGGATGAGCAGTCGTCTAGTCAAAGCCATGCCAAGTCTAATCTTTACAGCTGTAGTAGAGGATAATTGTACCTCATCAACATGCGCCATATGTCTGGAAGACTATAGCGTTGGAGAAAAGCTTAGAATATTGCCTTGTCAACACA AATTCCATGCCTTTTGTGTTGACGCTTGGCTTACGACATGGAGAACCTTTTGCCCCATCTGCAAACGTGATGCTAGAACTAGCGCAAGTGATAATCCACCGGCATCAGAACGCACACCATTGCTTTCATCAAGCCCCGCTTCTGTGCCTTCGTCTTCTGTATTGTCATCTGTGAGATCATCAACTCCAGCCCATTCAGCTTCTCATAATCATTCCGTCTCTAGCACTCCTTATCTGCAGTCTTACATTGAAACCTACCGCCGATCCCCTCACTTGAGTGCAAGCCGAAGCTCAGTAGACCTGAGAAATGCGTCTTATCAGAGATCATTGGGCTACCCTTCTGTATCACCGCTTAATTCTAGATTTATATCTCCTTATGTTCCTAGTCCTGGAAGTGGCTTAAGTCATGTCGGGTCTCCAAGTAATCAACCGCACCCTGTGCATTTTAGCGAGTCGGCTACAAGCTTTTCTCCATTTGCTTCTGCTCACTCTCTTCCAGAATGCTGA